One stretch of Bradyrhizobium canariense DNA includes these proteins:
- a CDS encoding F0F1 ATP synthase subunit epsilon: MATFHFDLVSPEKLAFSGEVDQVDVPGVEGDFGVLAGHAPVVAAIRPGILTVTSGATHQKIIVLGGLAEVSDKGLTVLADVATSIQDLDRQAFANQIAAMEANLAEKEGSELDHAIERLDHFKSIEHQLNSTALH, from the coding sequence ATGGCCACCTTCCACTTCGATCTCGTCTCGCCGGAAAAGCTCGCCTTCTCCGGCGAAGTCGATCAGGTTGACGTTCCCGGCGTCGAGGGTGATTTCGGCGTGCTCGCCGGACATGCACCGGTGGTGGCCGCGATCCGGCCGGGAATTCTGACGGTGACATCCGGCGCTACGCATCAGAAGATCATCGTGCTTGGCGGCCTTGCGGAAGTTTCCGACAAGGGGCTTACCGTGCTCGCCGACGTCGCGACGTCGATCCAGGATCTGGACCGGCAGGCCTTCGCCAACCAGATTGCCGCGATGGAAGCCAATCTCGCCGAGAAAGAGGGCTCGGAGCTCGACCATGCGATCGAGCGGCTCGATCACTTCAAGAGCATCGAGCATCAGCTCAATTCGACAGCGCTGCACTAG
- a CDS encoding F0F1 ATP synthase subunit delta, whose translation MTAEDPSVSGVSGRYATALFELAHDEKSIDAVRADLDRFDAMLADSADLKRLVRSPVFSADSQSKALAAVLDKAGISGISANFLKVLTANRRLFAVGDVIRAFRALVAKFKGEATADVTVAEALSDKNLDALKTALKSVTGKDVALNVNVDPSIIGGLVVKLGSRMVDSSLRTKLNSIKHAMKEAG comes from the coding sequence GTGACTGCAGAAGATCCGTCGGTTTCGGGAGTGTCAGGCCGTTATGCAACGGCCTTGTTCGAGTTGGCGCACGATGAAAAATCCATCGATGCGGTAAGGGCCGATCTCGACCGGTTCGATGCCATGCTGGCGGATAGCGCCGATCTCAAGCGCCTGGTCCGCAGCCCGGTGTTTTCGGCGGATTCGCAGTCGAAGGCGCTGGCCGCGGTGCTCGACAAGGCCGGTATTTCAGGCATTTCCGCCAACTTCCTGAAAGTTCTCACCGCCAACCGTCGGTTGTTTGCGGTGGGCGATGTGATCCGCGCCTTCCGCGCGCTGGTCGCCAAATTCAAGGGCGAAGCAACGGCCGACGTTACCGTTGCCGAAGCGCTCAGCGACAAGAATCTCGACGCCCTCAAGACCGCGCTGAAATCAGTGACGGGCAAGGATGTCGCGCTCAACGTGAATGTCGATCCTTCGATCATTGGCGGCCTTGTGGTCAAGCTCGGTAGCCGCATGGTGGATAGTTCGCTTCGCACCAAACTCAATTCGATCAAGCACGCGATGAAAGAGGCAGGCTGA
- a CDS encoding DUF4337 domain-containing protein: MSAQESMEQADHAKEAAGENRKIALLIAVIALCLALSETLGKGAQTESISKNVEASNFWAFFQAKSIRRTVVQTAAEQSKLGLGAIGDDAAKAAAQKQIDDWQKTAARYRSEPETGEGTEQLSERAKHAEEERDLAEAKYHHFELASAAFQIGIVLASATIITGIIALAWISGLLTLAGIAFTALGIFMPHLLHLP, encoded by the coding sequence ATGAGCGCGCAGGAAAGCATGGAGCAGGCGGACCACGCCAAGGAAGCCGCCGGCGAGAACCGGAAGATCGCGCTGTTGATCGCCGTGATCGCACTGTGTCTGGCGCTGTCGGAGACGCTGGGCAAGGGCGCCCAGACCGAATCCATCAGCAAGAACGTCGAGGCATCGAACTTCTGGGCGTTCTTTCAGGCCAAGAGCATCCGTCGCACGGTGGTCCAGACCGCGGCAGAACAGTCCAAATTGGGCCTCGGCGCTATCGGCGACGATGCCGCCAAGGCGGCGGCGCAAAAACAGATCGACGACTGGCAGAAGACCGCGGCGCGCTACCGCTCCGAGCCTGAAACCGGCGAAGGCACCGAGCAATTGTCCGAACGCGCCAAGCATGCCGAAGAAGAGCGCGACCTCGCGGAAGCAAAGTATCATCACTTCGAACTTGCTTCAGCGGCGTTTCAGATCGGCATCGTGCTGGCTTCAGCGACCATCATCACCGGCATCATTGCGCTCGCCTGGATATCCGGTCTGCTGACATTGGCCGGCATCGCGTTCACCGCACTCGGCATCTTCATGCCGCATCTTCTGCACCTGCCGTAG
- a CDS encoding F0F1 ATP synthase subunit gamma: protein MASLKDMRVRIASTKATQKITKAMQMVAASKLRRAQNAAEAARPYAEKMDAVISNIATAAAGSPGAPVLLAGTGKDQVHLLLVCTGERGLSGAFNSSIVRLARERALALMNQGKEVKFFCVGRKGYEQLRRTFDKQIIENIELRSVRQLGFVNAEDIAKKVVARFEAGEFDVCTLFYSRFKSVISQVPTAQQIIPLVVEAPAANAGPATSYEYEPEEDEILTGLLPRNLAVQIFRALLENNASFYGAQMSAMDNATRNAGDMIRKQTLIYNRTRQAMITKELIEIISGAEAI, encoded by the coding sequence ATGGCTTCACTGAAAGACATGCGGGTCCGCATCGCCTCTACCAAGGCGACGCAGAAGATTACCAAGGCCATGCAGATGGTGGCGGCGTCGAAGCTGCGCCGCGCGCAGAACGCTGCTGAAGCCGCGCGGCCCTATGCGGAAAAAATGGACGCCGTGATTTCCAACATCGCAACCGCGGCGGCGGGTTCGCCCGGCGCGCCGGTGTTGCTGGCCGGGACCGGCAAGGATCAGGTGCACCTGTTACTGGTCTGCACCGGCGAGCGCGGCCTGTCCGGCGCCTTCAACTCATCGATCGTGCGTCTCGCCCGCGAGCGCGCGCTGGCGCTGATGAACCAGGGCAAAGAGGTCAAGTTCTTCTGCGTCGGCCGCAAGGGTTACGAGCAGCTGCGCCGCACCTTCGACAAGCAGATTATCGAAAACATCGAATTGCGCTCGGTTCGCCAGCTCGGCTTCGTCAACGCTGAAGACATCGCGAAGAAAGTCGTCGCGCGCTTCGAGGCCGGCGAGTTCGACGTCTGCACGCTGTTTTATTCGCGCTTCAAGTCGGTGATCTCGCAGGTCCCGACCGCACAGCAGATCATCCCGCTGGTGGTGGAAGCACCTGCCGCGAATGCCGGACCTGCGACATCCTACGAATACGAGCCGGAAGAAGACGAGATTTTGACCGGCCTGCTGCCGCGCAATCTCGCGGTACAGATTTTCCGCGCGCTGCTGGAAAACAACGCGTCGTTCTACGGCGCCCAGATGAGCGCGATGGACAACGCCACCCGCAACGCCGGCGACATGATCCGCAAGCAAACCCTGATCTACAACCGAACCCGCCAGGCGATGATCACCAAGGAGCTGATTGAAATCATCTCCGGCGCCGAGGCGATCTAA
- the atpA gene encoding F0F1 ATP synthase subunit alpha yields MDIRAAEISAILKDQIKNFGQEAEVSEVGQVLSVGDGIARVYGLDNVQAGEMVEFENGTRGMALNLETDNVGIVIFGADREIKEGQTVKRTRAIVDTPVGKGLLGRVVDALGNPIDGKGPIQATERKRVDVKAPGIIPRKSVNEPMATGLKAIDALIPVGRGQRELIIGDRQTGKTAIALDTILNQKPLNAQSDEKIKLYCVYVAIGQKRSTVAQFVKVLEEQGALEYSIVVAATASDPAPMQYIAPFTGCTMGEYFRDNGMHAVIIYDDLSKQAVAYRQMSLLLRRPPGREAYPGDVFYLHSRLLERSAKLNDDHGAGSLTALPVIETQANDVSAYIPTNVISITDGQIFLETDLFFQGIRPAVNVGLSVSRVGSSAQTKAMKKVAGKIKGELAQYREMAAFAQFGSDLDASTQRLLARGSRLTELLKQPQFSPLKMEEQVVVIYAGVNGYLDALPVAKVRAFEDGLLSLLRGKNVDLLNTIRDTRDLSDDTAAKLKGVVEGYAKTFA; encoded by the coding sequence ATGGACATCCGCGCCGCGGAAATTTCCGCGATCCTCAAGGACCAGATCAAGAATTTTGGCCAGGAGGCTGAAGTTTCCGAAGTCGGACAGGTGTTGTCCGTCGGCGACGGCATTGCCCGCGTCTACGGCCTCGACAACGTCCAGGCCGGCGAAATGGTCGAGTTCGAGAACGGCACGCGCGGCATGGCGCTGAACCTCGAAACCGACAACGTCGGTATCGTGATCTTCGGCGCCGACCGCGAGATCAAGGAAGGCCAGACCGTCAAGCGCACCCGCGCCATCGTCGATACGCCGGTTGGCAAGGGCCTGCTCGGCCGCGTGGTCGATGCGCTCGGCAATCCGATCGACGGCAAGGGCCCGATCCAGGCGACGGAACGCAAGCGCGTCGACGTCAAGGCGCCCGGCATCATTCCACGCAAGTCGGTCAACGAGCCGATGGCCACGGGCCTCAAGGCAATCGATGCGCTGATTCCGGTTGGCCGCGGCCAGCGCGAGCTGATCATCGGCGACCGTCAGACCGGCAAGACCGCGATCGCGCTCGACACCATCCTCAACCAGAAGCCGCTCAACGCCCAGAGCGACGAGAAGATCAAGCTGTATTGCGTCTATGTCGCGATCGGCCAGAAGCGCTCCACGGTGGCGCAGTTCGTCAAGGTGCTCGAAGAGCAGGGCGCGCTGGAATATTCGATCGTCGTCGCCGCAACCGCGTCCGATCCGGCGCCGATGCAGTATATTGCGCCGTTCACCGGCTGCACCATGGGCGAATATTTCCGCGACAACGGCATGCACGCCGTCATCATCTATGATGACTTGTCGAAGCAGGCGGTGGCCTATCGCCAGATGTCGCTGCTGCTGCGCCGCCCGCCGGGCCGCGAAGCCTATCCCGGCGACGTGTTCTACCTGCATTCCCGCCTGCTGGAGCGCTCCGCCAAGCTCAACGATGACCATGGTGCGGGTTCGCTGACGGCATTGCCTGTCATCGAAACCCAGGCCAACGACGTGTCGGCCTATATTCCGACCAACGTGATCTCGATTACCGACGGCCAGATCTTCCTCGAGACCGATCTGTTCTTCCAGGGCATTCGCCCGGCGGTCAACGTCGGTCTGTCGGTGTCGCGCGTCGGATCGTCGGCGCAGACTAAGGCGATGAAGAAGGTCGCCGGCAAGATCAAGGGCGAGCTGGCGCAGTACCGCGAAATGGCGGCATTCGCGCAGTTCGGCTCCGACCTCGACGCATCGACGCAGCGCCTGCTGGCGCGCGGATCGCGGCTGACCGAACTCCTGAAGCAGCCGCAATTCTCGCCGCTGAAGATGGAAGAACAGGTCGTGGTGATCTACGCTGGCGTCAACGGTTATCTCGATGCGCTGCCGGTCGCCAAGGTGCGCGCCTTCGAGGACGGCCTGCTGTCGCTGCTGCGTGGCAAGAACGTCGACCTCCTCAACACCATCCGCGACACCCGCGATCTCAGCGACGATACCGCCGCCAAGCTCAAGGGCGTTGTCGAGGGTTACGCCAAGACGTTCGCATAA
- a CDS encoding primosomal protein N': MDRPLRSSTSSASATGIVDVLVPVALNQAYSYRVPRGMELKPGDVVCVPLGPREVVAVVWAENANPDPRLHNRLKDVGEKLDVPPLKEELRTLVDWVANYTLSARGMVLRMCLRMGDNLGPERMRVGVRLVGEPPRRMTPARRRLIDGLSDGLLHAKSEAAREAGVSTGVIDGLVDEGTLAVEVMPPPLPPPAPDPSFAQPDFSRQQRTAVDAMRALAANGSFHVALLDGVTGSGKTEVYFEAIAEIIRRGKQSLILMPEIALTGQFLDRFANRFGVKPLEWHSELTPRTRARNWAAIAAGQAPVVIGARSALFLPYANLGLIVVDEEHDQAYKQDDGAHYHARDMAVVRAHIAKIPIVLASATPSVETEVNARKGRYQRVALPSRFGGQHMPHIEAIDLRREAPPRGRFISPRLAEQIGHAIERREQALLFLNRRGYAPLTLCRACGHRFACTICDAWLVDHRFRQRLVCHHCGFSMPRPPTCPHCAAEESLVAVGPGVERLQEEAASLFPQARTMVLSSDLITSIETMRSELNEIAEGRVDIIIGTQLVAKGHHFPRLNLVGVVDADLGLSNGDPRAAERTFQLLNQVIGRAGRDQGLGIGYLQTHQPEHPVMKALVACDREAFYASEIEGREKSGYPPFGRLASLIISAGDRPTAEGFARKLAAIAPIDERIQVLGPAEAPLAVIKGRYRFRLLVKSLRNVDLSEYLREWLAAGPKTKGNLKLEIDVDPQSFL, encoded by the coding sequence ATGGACCGCCCCCTACGCAGCAGCACCTCATCCGCATCAGCGACAGGCATCGTCGATGTGCTGGTGCCGGTTGCGCTCAATCAGGCCTATTCCTATCGCGTGCCGCGCGGCATGGAACTCAAGCCGGGGGATGTGGTGTGCGTGCCGCTCGGCCCGCGCGAAGTGGTCGCGGTGGTGTGGGCCGAAAATGCCAATCCCGATCCGCGGCTGCATAACCGTCTGAAAGATGTCGGCGAAAAGCTCGACGTGCCGCCCTTGAAGGAGGAACTGCGCACCCTCGTCGATTGGGTCGCCAACTACACGCTGTCGGCGCGCGGCATGGTGCTGCGCATGTGCTTGCGGATGGGCGACAATCTCGGACCTGAGCGGATGCGGGTGGGTGTGCGGCTGGTCGGCGAGCCGCCCCGGCGCATGACGCCAGCGCGGCGGCGGCTGATCGATGGCCTGTCGGACGGTTTGCTGCATGCGAAATCCGAAGCGGCGAGGGAGGCTGGCGTCAGCACTGGCGTGATCGATGGCCTTGTCGACGAGGGCACGTTGGCGGTCGAGGTGATGCCGCCACCACTGCCGCCGCCCGCGCCGGACCCATCCTTCGCGCAGCCCGATTTCTCCCGTCAGCAGCGCACGGCGGTCGACGCGATGCGGGCGCTGGCGGCGAACGGCAGCTTTCACGTTGCGCTGCTCGACGGCGTCACCGGCTCGGGCAAGACCGAAGTTTATTTCGAAGCCATCGCGGAAATTATCCGTCGCGGCAAGCAGTCGCTGATCCTGATGCCGGAGATCGCGCTGACCGGACAATTCCTCGACCGCTTCGCCAATCGTTTCGGCGTGAAGCCGCTCGAATGGCATTCCGAGCTGACCCCGCGCACCCGGGCCCGAAATTGGGCCGCGATTGCGGCAGGCCAGGCGCCGGTCGTCATCGGTGCGCGCTCGGCGCTGTTTCTGCCCTATGCCAATCTCGGACTGATCGTCGTCGATGAAGAGCACGACCAGGCCTACAAGCAGGACGATGGCGCGCATTATCACGCGCGCGACATGGCGGTGGTGCGTGCGCACATCGCCAAGATCCCGATCGTGCTGGCGTCGGCGACGCCGTCGGTCGAGACGGAGGTCAATGCGCGCAAGGGCCGTTATCAGCGCGTGGCGCTGCCGTCGCGGTTCGGCGGCCAGCACATGCCGCATATCGAGGCGATCGATCTGCGGCGCGAAGCGCCGCCGCGGGGCCGCTTCATCTCGCCGCGGCTTGCCGAACAGATCGGGCATGCCATCGAGCGGCGCGAACAGGCGCTGTTGTTCCTCAACCGACGCGGCTACGCGCCGCTGACGCTGTGCCGGGCCTGCGGACACCGCTTTGCCTGCACGATCTGCGACGCCTGGCTGGTCGATCACCGATTCCGCCAGCGCCTGGTTTGCCATCATTGCGGGTTCTCGATGCCGCGTCCGCCAACCTGTCCGCATTGCGCGGCGGAGGAATCGCTGGTGGCGGTCGGCCCCGGCGTCGAACGCTTGCAGGAGGAGGCGGCAAGCCTGTTTCCGCAGGCGCGCACCATGGTGTTGTCGAGTGATCTCATCACCTCGATCGAGACCATGCGCAGCGAATTGAACGAGATCGCGGAAGGGCGGGTCGATATCATTATCGGCACGCAGCTGGTGGCGAAGGGGCATCATTTTCCGCGGCTCAATCTGGTTGGCGTGGTCGACGCCGATCTGGGCCTCAGCAATGGCGATCCGCGTGCCGCCGAGCGGACCTTTCAACTGCTCAACCAGGTGATCGGGCGGGCCGGGCGTGATCAGGGCCTTGGGATCGGCTATCTGCAGACCCATCAGCCCGAGCATCCCGTGATGAAAGCGCTGGTGGCCTGCGATCGCGAGGCGTTCTACGCCAGCGAAATCGAAGGCCGCGAAAAATCAGGCTATCCGCCGTTCGGGCGGCTGGCGAGCCTGATCATTTCCGCAGGCGACCGGCCGACGGCGGAAGGTTTTGCGCGCAAGCTGGCGGCGATCGCGCCGATCGATGAGCGGATCCAGGTGCTGGGCCCGGCCGAAGCGCCGCTGGCGGTCATCAAGGGCCGCTATCGGTTCCGGCTGCTGGTGAAATCGCTGCGCAATGTCGATCTGTCGGAGTATCTGCGCGAATGGCTCGCGGCCGGTCCAAAGACCAAAGGCAATCTCAAGCTCGAGATCGACGTCGATCCGCAAAGCTTTTTGTAG
- the atpD gene encoding F0F1 ATP synthase subunit beta produces MATPANQTGRITQVIGAVVDVQFEGHLPAILNAIETRNGGNRLVLEVAQHLGESTVRTIAMDTTEGLVRGQEVSDTGNPIMVPVGAGTLGRIMNVIGEPVDEEGPVKAEDMRAIHQEAPLYTDQSTEAEILVTGIKVVDLLAPYAKGGKIGLFGGAGVGKTVLIQELINNVARAHGGYSVFAGVGERTREGNDLYHEFIESGVNKKGGGEGSKCALVYGQMNEPPGARARVGLTGLTVAEHFRDQGQDVLFFVDNIFRFTQAGSEVSALLGRIPSAVGYQPTLATDMGALQERITTTHKGSITSVQAIYVPADDLTDPAPATSFAHLDATTVLNRAISEKGIYPAVDPLDSTSRMLSPLVVGEEHYTTARMVQQVLQKYKSLQDIIAILGMDELSEEDKIAVARARKIERFLSQPFFVAEIFTGSPGKFVDLADTIKGFRAICEGKYDHLPEAAFYMVGNIEEAVEKGKKLAAEAA; encoded by the coding sequence ATGGCTACACCCGCGAACCAGACCGGACGCATTACCCAAGTCATCGGCGCCGTCGTCGACGTGCAGTTCGAAGGCCATCTGCCGGCCATTCTGAACGCGATCGAGACCAGGAACGGCGGCAACCGCCTGGTGCTCGAAGTGGCGCAGCATCTCGGCGAATCGACTGTGCGCACCATCGCGATGGACACCACCGAAGGTCTGGTGCGCGGCCAGGAAGTCAGCGACACCGGCAACCCGATCATGGTTCCGGTCGGCGCCGGCACGCTCGGCCGCATCATGAACGTGATCGGCGAGCCCGTCGATGAGGAAGGCCCGGTCAAGGCCGAGGACATGCGCGCGATCCATCAGGAAGCGCCGCTGTATACGGATCAATCGACGGAAGCGGAAATTCTCGTCACCGGCATCAAGGTCGTCGATCTCCTGGCGCCTTACGCCAAGGGCGGCAAGATCGGCCTGTTTGGCGGCGCCGGCGTCGGCAAGACCGTGCTGATTCAGGAGCTGATCAACAACGTCGCCCGCGCCCATGGCGGCTATTCGGTGTTCGCCGGCGTCGGCGAGCGGACCCGCGAAGGCAACGACCTGTATCACGAGTTCATCGAGTCCGGCGTCAACAAGAAGGGCGGCGGTGAAGGCTCCAAATGTGCGCTGGTCTACGGCCAGATGAACGAGCCCCCGGGCGCCCGTGCCCGCGTCGGCCTTACCGGTCTGACCGTCGCCGAGCATTTCCGCGATCAGGGCCAGGACGTGCTGTTCTTTGTCGACAACATCTTCCGCTTCACGCAGGCCGGCTCCGAAGTGTCGGCGCTGCTGGGCCGTATTCCGAGCGCCGTGGGTTATCAGCCGACGCTGGCGACCGACATGGGCGCGCTGCAGGAGCGCATCACCACCACGCATAAGGGCTCGATCACTTCGGTGCAGGCGATCTACGTGCCGGCCGACGACTTGACCGACCCGGCGCCCGCCACCTCGTTCGCGCATTTGGACGCCACCACGGTGTTGAACCGCGCGATTTCGGAAAAGGGCATCTATCCGGCGGTGGACCCGCTCGACTCCACCTCGCGCATGCTGTCGCCGCTGGTCGTCGGCGAAGAGCATTACACCACCGCACGCATGGTTCAGCAGGTGCTGCAGAAGTACAAATCGCTGCAGGACATCATCGCCATTCTCGGCATGGACGAACTGTCCGAAGAAGACAAGATCGCGGTCGCGCGCGCCCGCAAGATCGAGCGCTTCCTGTCGCAGCCGTTCTTCGTCGCCGAAATTTTCACCGGCTCGCCCGGCAAGTTCGTCGATCTCGCCGATACCATCAAAGGCTTCCGAGCCATCTGCGAAGGCAAATACGATCATTTGCCGGAAGCCGCCTTCTACATGGTCGGTAACATCGAAGAGGCGGTCGAGAAGGGCAAGAAGCTCGCGGCCGAAGCGGCCTAA
- a CDS encoding tyrosine recombinase XerC has protein sequence MTKSGPAIQPIELDCADDSVTLEMTRWLSHLRAERRLSPKTLEAYTRDVRQCLVFLAEHWGTRVTLSRFAALEATDVRAFMAMRRADDIGGRSLMRTLAGLRSFGRFLEREGKGRVGALSAIRAPKVGKTLPKPIQMAAAKRFADADERAGDERDPWIWARDAAVMALLYGSGLRISEALGLKRRDVPLPGAGDVLIVTGKGNKTRMVPVLQNVLALIQDYVAVCPYPLPPEGPVFVGARGGPLKARIIQLTMERLRGALGLPDSATPHALRHSFATHLLSRGGDLRAIQELLGHASLSTTQIYTGIDSERLLEVYRSAHPRA, from the coding sequence ATGACCAAATCAGGGCCCGCCATCCAACCGATCGAACTCGACTGCGCGGACGATAGCGTCACGCTCGAGATGACGCGCTGGCTGTCGCATCTGCGCGCCGAGCGCCGGCTGTCGCCGAAGACGCTCGAGGCCTATACCCGCGACGTTCGCCAATGTCTCGTCTTTCTCGCGGAGCATTGGGGCACGCGGGTGACGTTGTCGCGTTTTGCCGCGCTTGAGGCCACCGATGTCAGGGCTTTCATGGCGATGCGGCGCGCCGATGATATCGGCGGTCGTTCGCTGATGCGGACGCTGGCAGGCCTGCGCTCGTTCGGCCGCTTCCTCGAACGGGAAGGCAAAGGCAGGGTCGGTGCGCTATCGGCGATCCGTGCGCCCAAGGTCGGCAAGACCCTGCCAAAACCGATCCAGATGGCGGCGGCCAAGCGCTTCGCCGACGCCGACGAGCGCGCTGGCGACGAGCGCGATCCCTGGATCTGGGCGCGTGACGCCGCCGTCATGGCGCTGTTGTATGGGTCGGGCCTGCGCATCTCCGAAGCACTCGGCCTGAAGCGCCGCGATGTGCCGTTGCCCGGCGCGGGCGACGTGCTGATCGTGACCGGCAAGGGCAACAAGACCCGCATGGTCCCGGTGCTGCAAAACGTGCTGGCGCTGATTCAGGATTATGTGGCTGTCTGTCCGTATCCGCTGCCGCCGGAAGGACCGGTCTTCGTCGGCGCGCGAGGTGGTCCACTGAAAGCCCGTATCATTCAGCTCACGATGGAGCGGTTGCGCGGCGCGCTCGGCCTGCCCGACAGTGCAACGCCGCATGCGTTGCGGCATTCCTTTGCGACCCATCTGCTCAGCCGCGGCGGCGACCTGCGCGCGATCCAGGAATTGCTCGGCCACGCTTCGCTCTCGACCACGCAAATTTATACCGGCATCGATAGCGAGCGACTGCTGGAAGTCTACCGCTCCGCGCATCCGCGCGCCTGA
- a CDS encoding septal ring lytic transglycosylase RlpA family protein: MHASKKSALGTVTRSRTALAVVAATLVFGGGITEASAKSRHHHHHYGHRHSHHASNAFGGGTWGAGSGYSWLNANASIGRSSGGRSFSGMASYYGNESGHRTASGERFNQSAMTCAHRSLPFGTKLRVTHGDRSVVVTVNDRGPFVRGRVLDLSTGAARAIGLTSAGVGRVTAEVVG, encoded by the coding sequence ATGCATGCATCCAAAAAGTCGGCACTGGGAACAGTAACCCGGTCACGCACGGCGCTCGCTGTTGTCGCCGCAACTCTCGTGTTCGGTGGCGGCATCACCGAAGCCTCGGCTAAATCCCGGCATCACCACCATCATTACGGCCATCGCCATTCCCACCACGCCAGCAACGCCTTTGGCGGCGGAACCTGGGGCGCTGGTTCCGGATATTCCTGGCTCAATGCCAATGCTTCGATCGGCCGGTCCTCGGGCGGCCGCAGCTTCTCGGGCATGGCTTCCTATTACGGCAACGAATCGGGTCACCGCACCGCCTCGGGCGAGCGTTTCAATCAGAGCGCCATGACCTGCGCCCACCGCTCGCTGCCATTCGGCACCAAGCTGCGCGTGACCCATGGCGACCGCAGCGTCGTCGTCACCGTCAATGACCGGGGCCCGTTCGTCCGTGGCCGCGTGCTCGACCTGTCCACGGGCGCTGCCCGCGCCATCGGCCTGACCAGCGCCGGTGTCGGCCGCGTCACCGCCGAAGTTGTCGGCTAA